A genomic region of Thermoanaerobaculia bacterium contains the following coding sequences:
- a CDS encoding NADP oxidoreductase produces MMAKPRVATVSLCGCFGCHMSLLDLDERILQLVELVDFDRSPVNDIKEIAGPVAVGLIEGGCCNAENVRVLREFRRQCRILVSVGDCAIDGGVPALRNMVPLAECLREAYVCGPSVDNPGGLIPGDLELPLLLDRVVPAHEVVKIDHFLPGCPPSADALWTALTALLAGRSPELPYEQVKYD; encoded by the coding sequence ATGATGGCGAAACCCAGGGTCGCGACGGTGTCGCTCTGTGGCTGCTTCGGTTGCCACATGTCGCTGCTCGATCTCGACGAACGCATCCTGCAGCTGGTCGAGCTCGTGGACTTCGATCGCTCGCCGGTGAACGACATCAAGGAGATCGCCGGGCCGGTGGCGGTCGGACTGATCGAGGGCGGCTGCTGCAACGCGGAGAACGTCCGGGTCCTGCGGGAGTTCCGCAGACAGTGCCGGATTCTGGTGTCGGTCGGCGACTGCGCGATCGACGGCGGCGTGCCGGCGTTGCGCAACATGGTGCCGCTGGCGGAGTGCCTGCGCGAAGCCTACGTCTGCGGGCCCAGCGTCGACAATCCGGGCGGCCTCATTCCGGGCGACCTCGAGCTCCCGCTGCTTCTCGACAGGGTCGTTCCCGCCCATGAAGTGGTCAAGATCGACCACTTCCTGCCGGGCTGCCCACCCTCCGCCGACGCGCTCTGGACGGCGCTCACGGCGCTCCTCGCGGGCAGGTCTCCCGAGCTGCCTTACGAGCAGGTCAAGTACGACTGA
- a CDS encoding Ni/Fe hydrogenase subunit alpha — translation MVSPSSRRIVIEPLTRVEGHGKVTILLDESHRVQSARLHIVEFRGFERFIQGRPFWELPVLVQRLCGICPVSHHLCAAKAVDGILGIDQLTPAGEKMRRLMHYGQIFQSHALHFFYLAAPDLLFGFDAPVAKRNIVGVIQEHPGLALQGVKMRQFGQEVIRATAGKKIHGTGAIPGGINKSLSLPERDSLLADLDPMLAWSREAVALARDYTLRNFEELAGFGSFDSNHVALVRADGAMDLYDGKLSAVDRQGATILDQVDPQDYLTVVAEEVRPWSYMKFPYLKQLGAAEGWFRVGPLARLNVCSFIGTPEAEAARSEFFAAVGGRPCHMTMAYHWARMIELLHAAEVIAGLLHDADLQSDDRVAPAGARRSEYVAMLEAPRGALTHHYKVDENDLVTMANLIVSTTCNNEAMNQAVGRIAEQQLAGRAEISEGLLNSIEVGIRAYDPCLSCATHAIGQMPLEVTLVDGDGSVLDRRARPS, via the coding sequence ATGGTCAGTCCGAGCAGCAGGCGCATCGTGATCGAGCCGCTCACCCGCGTCGAGGGACACGGCAAGGTCACCATCCTCCTCGACGAGAGCCATCGCGTGCAGAGCGCCCGGCTGCACATCGTCGAGTTTCGTGGTTTCGAGCGCTTCATCCAGGGACGCCCGTTCTGGGAGCTCCCGGTGCTGGTGCAGCGCCTGTGCGGAATCTGTCCGGTGAGCCATCACCTCTGCGCGGCGAAGGCGGTGGACGGCATCCTCGGCATCGACCAACTGACTCCGGCCGGCGAGAAGATGCGCCGCCTGATGCACTACGGCCAGATCTTCCAGTCCCATGCCCTGCACTTCTTCTATCTCGCGGCGCCCGACCTGCTGTTCGGTTTCGACGCGCCGGTCGCGAAACGCAACATCGTCGGCGTCATCCAGGAGCACCCCGGTCTCGCTCTCCAGGGCGTGAAGATGCGCCAGTTCGGTCAGGAGGTCATTCGGGCCACGGCAGGAAAGAAGATCCACGGCACCGGTGCAATCCCCGGAGGCATCAACAAGAGCCTGTCGCTGCCGGAGCGCGACTCTCTGCTCGCCGACCTCGACCCGATGCTGGCCTGGAGCCGCGAGGCCGTCGCGCTGGCGCGCGACTACACGCTGCGCAACTTCGAGGAGCTCGCAGGCTTCGGCTCCTTCGACTCGAATCACGTCGCGCTGGTGCGCGCCGATGGCGCGATGGATCTCTACGACGGGAAGCTCTCGGCGGTCGATCGCCAAGGCGCGACGATTCTCGATCAGGTCGATCCACAGGATTACCTCACGGTCGTGGCCGAGGAGGTTCGTCCCTGGTCGTACATGAAGTTCCCCTACCTGAAGCAGCTCGGTGCCGCCGAGGGCTGGTTCCGGGTGGGACCGCTGGCGCGGCTCAATGTCTGCAGCTTCATCGGGACACCGGAGGCCGAGGCGGCGCGGAGCGAGTTCTTCGCCGCGGTCGGCGGCCGGCCGTGCCACATGACGATGGCCTATCACTGGGCTCGGATGATCGAGCTGCTGCACGCGGCGGAGGTCATCGCCGGGCTCCTTCACGACGCAGATCTGCAGAGCGACGATCGGGTCGCCCCGGCCGGTGCGCGCCGAAGCGAATACGTGGCCATGCTCGAGGCGCCCCGCGGCGCGCTCACGCACCATTACAAGGTCGACGAGAACGACCTGGTGACGATGGCGAACCTCATCGTGTCGACGACCTGTAACAACGAGGCGATGAACCAGGCCGTGGGCCGGATCGCCGAGCAGCAGCTCGCGGGCCGGGCGGAGATCAGCGAGGGGCTTCTGAACAGCATCGAGGTGGGCATTCGAGCCTACGATCCGTGTCTGTCGTGCGCGACCCACGCGATCGGACAGATGCCGCTCGAAGTCACCCTGGTGGATGGCGATGGGTCGGTGCTCGACCGGCGGGCGAGGCCGTCGTGA
- a CDS encoding hydrogenase maturation protease encodes MSAPPTLVLAWGNPGRRDDGLGPAFAAAIAARRLPQVQVESGYQLQIEDAAQLAGCGRVFFVDAERCGSAPFRLRRIEPEAGGIGFTSHSVSPGRLLALGRDLFGACPEAWLMGIRGYDFDDFGEELTTAARANLEAAIAAAAGALARGDGGGGSRCAAMPAAERRGEP; translated from the coding sequence GTGAGCGCGCCGCCGACTCTCGTTCTCGCCTGGGGAAATCCCGGCCGGCGCGACGACGGTCTCGGCCCGGCGTTCGCGGCGGCCATTGCGGCGCGGCGTCTGCCGCAGGTACAGGTGGAGTCCGGCTACCAACTCCAGATCGAGGATGCCGCGCAGCTGGCCGGCTGCGGACGGGTGTTCTTCGTCGACGCCGAGCGCTGCGGCAGCGCCCCGTTCCGGCTCCGGCGGATCGAGCCCGAGGCCGGCGGCATCGGATTCACCAGCCACAGCGTCTCGCCGGGGCGCCTGCTGGCGCTCGGCCGCGATCTCTTCGGCGCCTGTCCGGAGGCCTGGCTGATGGGCATCCGCGGCTACGACTTCGACGATTTCGGCGAGGAGCTCACGACGGCCGCGCGAGCGAACCTCGAAGCCGCGATCGCCGCGGCGGCGGGCGCCCTGGCGCGCGGGGACGGGGGCGGAGGGTCGCGGTGCGCCGCCATGCCGGCGGCGGAACGACGAGGCGAACCATGA
- a CDS encoding response regulator, which translates to MTVEPAVILCVDDDPDILSFLRTVLEGAGYAFVGAASAEAGLRAWRERAPNAVIVDLMMEEVDSGVSLTRELRALGCRAPIFLLSSVGDSLNLITEAALLGLAGVFQKPLARQHLLAVLAAALAEAPVD; encoded by the coding sequence ATGACAGTAGAGCCAGCGGTGATTCTCTGCGTCGATGACGACCCGGACATCCTGTCCTTCCTGCGCACGGTGCTCGAGGGCGCGGGCTATGCCTTCGTCGGCGCGGCAAGTGCCGAGGCCGGGTTGCGCGCCTGGCGCGAGCGGGCGCCGAATGCGGTGATCGTGGACCTCATGATGGAGGAGGTCGACTCGGGGGTCAGCCTGACGCGCGAGCTGCGCGCTCTGGGCTGCCGGGCGCCGATCTTCCTGCTGAGCTCGGTCGGCGACAGTCTGAATCTGATCACCGAAGCGGCGCTGCTCGGGTTGGCCGGCGTCTTTCAGAAACCGCTCGCTCGCCAGCACCTTCTCGCGGTGCTCGCCGCCGCCCTCGCCGAAGCACCCGTCGACTGA